From Pseudopipra pipra isolate bDixPip1 unplaced genomic scaffold, bDixPip1.hap1 HAP1_SCAFFOLD_198, whole genome shotgun sequence, the proteins below share one genomic window:
- the LOC135408130 gene encoding collagen alpha-1(I) chain-like, which yields MGITPPDRQSASFMVGTTTAASRGLAFLSLARPRARHAAGRGSAGADPPPKPARPAGRRLGRAAPPDVLEETATRRGGRGPVPEAPSAGAARSAAGGGAATRCALRRYLRAGGASPRAFFFPPFSLSPLSGSPSRLRPHRRPALRAAGTHGRHPDPGRHRHLACFYPRTPEKLAGPRGRHTARYGEEAPPRREGRHLACHGKPTGRGDRPARTPASAAPLGRPRRSAGPPGALSHASRKASSIVTRGTAPRPLSLSLPLRGGRHVPQAADAGGPHATLHGSLPARQEAGAAGRPAPDNPRFRPRRAHGRPPQSGTPPACESATERAAGPPAFARLAAVGFPQKGRGTPRPPGARGGARAPRSPIPSRCPRARASAAAGRCRAALALSRTFSSLARSACCGLRPPEQKSKKTEKKGREGAPLRPQPGPRPTDLRGTQPSGSQAGGAGPTARAARPPWLSRRPKRREGRGAAASPANGHRASPGLPGDSVGFSVCRRGRRPQPGRPAPPPSARWAGPRLRAEEGGTNKRAEARRGRRLARPSGGPVTEPLRQPAGPRRGRTPTASPRHAAGTAAARQPRTGRRHPGPGHLRGSREAAGEKARAGSALRAPAANRPQQCPPPPPDDGRRLKAGPPKGRDAAASPPSHTIAFARGPQGAGSRHRLGLDAAVGPPRAPLGRPSPALPRLRFRARLSSSSPVIGPARGSRSRAPRLSRAGLPAARGVGRPVARAEGRAAADAEEKGPSEPALLDNPCPQYGQTRPGAAAPPKRLEAPQRGGAREQAASRLDLTGGGARQRPLGRLPGPAATTGLPRKCRQAPKSRRSRVDLVALRRDAAGAQAAGGGRGGRIGRLRNRVDLMLASPGTG from the exons ATGGGAATAACGCCGCCGGATCGCCAGTCGGCATCGTTTATGGTCGGAACTACGACG GCGGCCTCCCGCGGGCTCGCCTTCCTTTCCctcgcgcggccgcgcgcgcgccacgccgccggccgcggctcgGCTGGGGCTGACCCGCCCCCGAAGCcggcccggccggccggccggcggcTCGGCCGCGCGGCACCACCGGACGTGCTAGAGGAGACGGCGACCCGACGAGGCGGGCGCGGCCCGGTCCCCGAGGCCCCTTCGGCCGGGGCGGCTCGCTCggcagcgggcggcggcgcggcgaccCGCTGCGCTCTCCGGCGCTacctgcgggcggggggcgcttccccccgagcctttttctttcctcccttttctctctcgcctctctctggctcgccgtcgcggctccggccgcaccgccgcccggcgctgcgCGCGGCCGGCACCCACGGGCGCCACCCGGACCCAGGCCGGCACCGGCACCTCGCCTGTTTTtacccaaggacacctgaaaagctcgcggggccgcgcggccgTCACACAGCTCGGTACGGTGAAGAAGCCCCTCCCCGGCGGGAGGGGCGACACCTCGCCTGCCACGGGAAGCCCACGGGCAGAGGAGACCGCCCGGCCCGAACACCGGCCTCCGCCGCGCCTCTCGGCCGGCCACGGAGGAGCGCCGGCCCGCCGGGGGCCCTCTCCCACGCCTCCCGAAAAGCCTCATCCATCGTCACTCGGGGAACGGCCCCACGGCCACTCTCGCTCAGCCTGCCACTACGCGGAGGACGGCACGTGCCCCAGGCCGCCGACGCCGGCGGCCCGCACGCTACTCTCCACGGCTCTCTCCCGGCCCGGCAGGAGGCGGGTGCCGCCGGACGCCCGGCTCCGGACAACCCACGcttccggccccgccgggcccacgGCCGCCCCCCGCAGAGCGGCACACCTCCAGCGTGCGAAAGCGCCACCGAACGTGCCGCGGGGCCACCGGCTTTCGCCCGCCTCGCGGCCGTCGGCTTCCCCCAGAAAGGCCGGGGGACG CCACGGCcgcccggggctcggggcggggcccgcgcccCTCGCTCCCCGATTCCCTCtcgctgcccacgggctcgCGCCTCGGCGGCGGCCGGCCGCTGCCGGGCCGCTCTCGCGCTCTCAcgcactttctcttccctggcgcGCTCGGCGTGCTGCGGCTTAAGGCCGCCggagcaaaaatcaaaaaaaacggaaaaaaaagGCCGGGAGGGCGCCCCACTTCGCCCGCAACCCGGCCCCCGGCCGACAGACCTTCGCGGAACCCAGCCCTCCGGCAGCCAGGCCGGCGGGGCAGGCCCGACCGCAcgggccgcccggccgccgtgGCTCTCGCGCCGGcctaagaggagggaggggcgaggcgccgccgcctcgcccgccaACGGCCATCGTgcgtccccagggctccccggcgACTCTGTCGGGTTCTCGGTctgccggcgcggccgccggccacagcctggccggccggcgccgccgccttcgGCCCGCTGGGCGGGTCCCCGGCTTAGGGCCGAGGAAGGGGGAACGAACAAAAGAGCCGAGGCGCGCCGAGGGCGCCGCCTCGCCCGACCATCGGGCGGTCCCGTCACCGAGCCCCTCCGGCAACCGGCCGGGCCCAGGCGAGGCCGCACGCCCACCGCCAGTCCCCGGCACGCCGCCGGCACCGCTGCCGCCCGGCAGCCGAGGACAGGGCGCCGCCACCCAGGCCCGGGCCATCTTCGGGGCTCTCGGGAGGCGGCCGGGGAAAAAGCCCGCGCGGGCTCGGCCCTTCGAGCCCCGGCCGCCAACCGCCCGCAACaatgcccgccgccgccgccggacgaCGGGCGCCGGCTTAAGGCCGGCCCACCGAAAGGACGagacgccgccgcctcgccgccctCGCACACCATCGCCTTCGCCCGGGGCCCTCAGGGAGCCGGCAGCCGCCACCGGCTCGGGCTGGACGCTGCTGTCGGGCCCCCGCGGGCCCCCCTCGGCCGTCCCAGTCCCGCACTCCCTCGGCTGCGCTTTCGCGCTCGGCTCTCGTCTTCCTCTCCCGTCATCGGGCCCGCCCGAGGAAGCCGGTCGAGAGCCCCGCGGCTTTCTCGCGCCGGCCTTCCTGCCGCTCGTGGGGTTGGCCGGCCCGTGGCACGCGCCGAAGGCCGCGCGGCAGCAGACGCGGAAGAAAAGGGGCCCTCGGAACCCGCGCTGCTAGACAACCCCTGCCCACAATACGGACAGACGCGTCCTGGCGCCGCCGCGCCTCCGAAGCGGCTCGAGGCTCCTCAGCGGGGAGGCGCGCGAGAGCAGGCCGCCTCTCGCCTAGACCTAACCGGAGGCGGCGCCCGACAGCGACCCCTTGGCCGACTTCCGGGGCCGGCCgcgacaacaggtctaccccgaAAATGCCGACAGGCGCCTAAGTCCCGCCGGAgccgggtagacctggtggccCTGCGCCGGGACGCCGCCGGGGCGCaggccgccggcggcggccgcggcggccgcaTCGGCCGGCtccggaaccgggtagacctgatgctcgccagccccggaaccgggtag
- the LOC135408131 gene encoding collagen alpha-1(I) chain-like, with protein sequence MGITPPDRQSASFMVGTTTAASRGLAFLSLARPRARHAAGRGSAGADPPPKPARPAGRRLGRAAPPDVLEETATRRGGRGPVPEAPSAGAARSAAGGGAATRCALRRYLRAGGASPRAFFFPPFSLSPLSGSPSRLRPHRRPALRAAGTHGRHPDPGRHRHLACFYPRTPEKLAGPRGRHTARYGEEAPPRREGRHLACHGKPTGRGDRPARTPASAAPLGRPRRSAGPPGALSHASRKASSIVTRGTAPRPLSLSLPLRGGRHVPQAADAGGPHATLHGSLPARQEAGAAGRPAPDNPRFRPRRAHGRPPQSGTPPACESATEQRPGDGDGEKNKKPPRKKHARLSLAVLATAARGSGRGPRPSLPDSLSLPTGSRLGGGRPLPGRSRALTHFLFPGALGVLRLKAAGAKIKKTEKKGREGAPLRPQPGPRPTDLRGTQPSGSQAGGAGPTARAARPPWLSRRPKRREGRGAAASPANGHRASPGLPGDSVGFSVCRRGRRPQPGRPAPPPSARWAGPRLRAEEGGTNKRAEARRGRRLARPSGGPVTEPLRQPAGPRRGRTPTASPRHAAGTAAARQPRTGRRHPGPGHLRGSREAAGEKARAGSALRAPAANRPQQCPPPPPDDGRRLKAGPPKGRDAAASPPSHTIAFARGPQGAGSRHRLGLDAAVGPPRAPLGRPSPALPRLRFRARLSSSSPVIGPARGSRSRAPRLSRAGLPAARGVGRPVARAEGRAAADAEEKGPSEPALLDNPCPQYGQTRPGAAAPPKRLEAPQRGGAREQAASRLDLTGGGARQRPLGRLPGPAATTGLPRKCRQAPKSRRSRVDLVALRRDAAGAQAAGGGRGGRIGRLRNRVDLMLASPGTG encoded by the exons GCGGCCTCCCGCGGGCTCGCCTTCCTTTCCctcgcgcggccgcgcgcgcgccacgccgccggccgcggctcgGCTGGGGCTGACCCGCCCCCGAAGCcggcccggccggccggccggcggcTCGGCCGCGCGGCACCACCGGACGTGCTAGAGGAGACGGCGACCCGACGAGGCGGGCGCGGCCCGGTCCCCGAGGCCCCTTCGGCCGGGGCGGCTCGCTCggcagcgggcggcggcgcggcgaccCGCTGCGCTCTCCGGCGCTacctgcgggcggggggcgcttccccccgagcctttttctttcctcccttttctctctcgcctctctctggctcgccgtcgcggctccggccgcaccgccgcccggcgctgcgCGCGGCCGGCACCCACGGGCGCCACCCGGACCCAGGCCGGCACCGGCACCTCGCCTGTTTTtacccaaggacacctgaaaagctcgcggggccgcgcggccgTCACACAGCTCGGTACGGTGAAGAAGCCCCTCCCCGGCGGGAGGGGCGACACCTCGCCTGCCACGGGAAGCCCACGGGCAGAGGAGACCGCCCGGCCCGAACACCGGCCTCCGCCGCGCCTCTCGGCCGGCCACGGAGGAGCGCCGGCCCGCCGGGGGCCCTCTCCCACGCCTCCCGAAAAGCCTCATCCATCGTCACTCGGGGAACGGCCCCACGGCCACTCTCGCTCAGCCTGCCACTACGCGGAGGACGGCACGTGCCCCAGGCCGCCGACGCCGGCGGCCCGCACGCTACTCTCCACGGCTCTCTCCCGGCCCGGCAGGAGGCGGGTGCCGCCGGACGCCCGGCTCCGGACAACCCACGcttccggccccgccgggcccacgGCCGCCCCCCGCAGAGCGGCACACCTCCAGCGTGCGAAAGCGCCACCGAAC AAAGGCCGGGGGACGGCgacggggagaaaaacaaaaagcccccgaGAAAAAAGCACGCGCGCCTCTCGCTCGCCGTGCTAGCCACGGCcgcccggggctcggggcggggcccgcgcccCTCGCTCCCCGATTCCCTCtcgctgcccacgggctcgCGCCTCGGCGGCGGCCGGCCGCTGCCGGGCCGCTCTCGCGCTCTCAcgcactttctcttccctggcgcGCTCGGCGTGCTGCGGCTTAAGGCCGCCggagcaaaaatcaaaaaaacggaaaaaaaagGCCGGGAGGGCGCCCCACTTCGCCCGCAACCCGGCCCCCGGCCGACAGACCTTCGCGGAACCCAGCCCTCCGGCAGCCAGGCCGGCGGGGCAGGCCCGACCGCAcgggccgcccggccgccgtgGCTCTCGCGCCGGcctaagaggagggaggggcgaggcgccgccgcctcgcccgccaACGGCCATCGTgcgtccccagggctccccggcgACTCTGTCGGGTTCTCGGTctgccggcgcggccgccggccacagcctggccggccggcgccgccgccttcgGCCCGCTGGGCGGGTCCCCGGCTTAGGGCCGAGGAAGGGGGAACGAACAAAAGAGCCGAGGCGCGCCGAGGGCGCCGCCTCGCCCGACCATCGGGCGGTCCCGTCACCGAGCCCCTCCGGCAACCGGCCGGGCCCAGGCGAGGCCGCACGCCCACCGCCAGTCCCCGGCACGCCGCCGGCACCGCTGCCGCCCGGCAGCCGAGGACAGGGCGCCGCCACCCAGGCCCGGGCCATCTTCGGGGCTCTCGGGAGGCGGCCGGGGAAAAAGCCCGCGCGGGCTCGGCCCTTCGAGCCCCGGCCGCCAACCGCCCGCAACaatgcccgccgccgccgccggacgaCGGGCGCCGGCTTAAGGCCGGCCCACCGAAAGGACGagacgccgccgcctcgccgccctCGCACACCATCGCCTTCGCCCGGGGCCCTCAGGGAGCCGGCAGCCGCCACCGGCTCGGGCTGGACGCTGCTGTCGGGCCCCCGCGGGCCCCCCTCGGCCGTCCCAGTCCCGCACTCCCTCGGCTGCGCTTTCGCGCTCGGCTCTCGTCTTCCTCTCCCGTCATCGGGCCCGCCCGAGGAAGCCGGTCGAGAGCCCCGCGGCTTTCTCGCGCCGGCCTTCCTGCCGCTCGTGGGGTTGGCCGGCCCGTGGCACGCGCCGAAGGCCGCGCGGCAGCAGACGCGGAAGAAAAGGGGCCCTCGGAACCCGCGCTGCTAGACAACCCCTGCCCACAATACGGACAGACGCGTCCTGGCGCCGCCGCGCCTCCGAAGCGGCTCGAGGCTCCTCAGCGGGGAGGCGCGCGAGAGCAGGCCGCCTCTCGCCTAGACCTAACCGGAGGCGGCGCCCGACAGCGACCCCTTGGCCGACTTCCGGGGCCGGCCgcgacaacaggtctaccccgaAAATGCCGACAGGCGCCTAAGTCCCGCCGGAgccgggtagacctggtggccCTGCGCCGGGACGCCGCCGGGGCGCaggccgccggcggcggccgcggcggccgcaTCGGCCGGCtccggaaccgggtagacctgatgctcgccagccccggaaccgggtag